In Microbacterium esteraromaticum, the following proteins share a genomic window:
- a CDS encoding fumarylacetoacetate hydrolase family protein produces MPELTRPGKIIAIHLNYVSRADQRGRRPAAPSYFFKPASSVAGTDGVVERPAGTELLAFEGEIALVIGTAARRVPTSEAWAHVAYVTASNDLGLYDLRANDKGSNVRSKGGDGYTPVGPELIDAAAVDPAALRVRAWVNGELAQDDTTAGLLFPLPQLVADLSQHFTLEPGDIILTGTPAGSSVIVPGDVVEIEVDAPDAPGAPSSGRLRTTVTQGEVEFDPSLGSMPAVDDLQRAEAWGSRELAGLPPVEQTARLSPELRAKLLEAPTAGLSSQLRKRGLHSCFIDGLSANLPGAKIVGTAKTLRFVPAREDLFKSHGGGYNAQKRAFDAVGEGEIIVIEARGDETTGTLGDILALRAKTRGAAGVVTDGGVRDFDAVAEIGLPVFSKGAHPSVLGRKHVPWEFDVTIGCGGATVQPGDVIVGDGDGVIVIPAHLADEVADEAIAQEHEDVWIAEQVAAGHPVDGLFPMNAEWRAKYDARDQASEAK; encoded by the coding sequence ATGCCCGAGCTCACCCGCCCTGGCAAGATCATCGCGATCCACCTCAACTACGTCTCCCGCGCCGACCAGCGCGGACGCCGACCCGCCGCCCCGTCGTACTTCTTCAAGCCGGCCAGTTCCGTCGCCGGCACCGACGGCGTCGTCGAGCGCCCCGCCGGCACCGAGCTCCTCGCGTTCGAGGGCGAGATCGCCCTCGTCATCGGCACCGCCGCCCGCCGCGTCCCGACCTCCGAGGCGTGGGCGCACGTCGCTTATGTCACCGCGTCGAACGACCTCGGCCTCTACGATCTGCGCGCCAACGACAAGGGGTCGAACGTGCGCTCGAAGGGCGGTGACGGCTACACCCCCGTCGGACCCGAGCTCATCGACGCCGCCGCTGTCGACCCCGCCGCTCTGCGTGTGCGCGCGTGGGTCAACGGCGAGCTCGCGCAGGACGACACGACTGCCGGTCTTCTCTTCCCTCTGCCGCAGCTCGTCGCCGACCTCTCGCAGCACTTCACGCTCGAACCGGGCGACATCATCCTCACGGGAACGCCAGCCGGTTCCAGCGTGATCGTGCCGGGCGACGTCGTCGAGATCGAGGTGGATGCTCCGGATGCCCCCGGCGCGCCCTCATCCGGACGCCTGCGCACCACGGTGACCCAGGGCGAGGTCGAGTTCGATCCTTCGCTCGGCTCGATGCCCGCCGTCGACGACCTGCAGCGAGCGGAGGCATGGGGATCGCGCGAGCTCGCCGGCCTCCCGCCCGTCGAGCAGACCGCGCGGCTCTCCCCCGAGCTTCGCGCCAAGCTTCTCGAGGCGCCCACCGCCGGTCTGTCCAGCCAGCTCCGCAAACGCGGCCTGCACTCCTGCTTCATCGACGGCCTCTCGGCCAACCTCCCCGGCGCCAAGATCGTCGGCACCGCCAAGACGCTGCGCTTCGTGCCCGCGCGCGAAGACCTCTTCAAGAGCCACGGCGGCGGGTACAACGCGCAGAAGCGCGCGTTCGACGCCGTCGGCGAGGGCGAGATCATCGTGATCGAGGCCCGCGGAGACGAGACCACCGGCACGCTCGGCGACATCCTCGCGCTCCGCGCCAAGACACGCGGCGCGGCCGGAGTGGTCACCGACGGCGGCGTGCGCGACTTCGACGCAGTCGCCGAGATCGGCCTGCCGGTGTTCTCGAAGGGCGCGCACCCCTCGGTGCTCGGCCGCAAGCACGTGCCCTGGGAGTTCGACGTCACGATCGGCTGCGGCGGCGCCACCGTGCAGCCGGGCGACGTCATCGTCGGCGACGGCGACGGCGTGATCGTCATTCCCGCGCACCTGGCCGACGAGGTGGCAGACGAGGCCATCGCGCAGGAGCACGAGGATGTCTGGATCGCCGAGCAGGTCGCCGCGGGCCACCCCGTCGACGGGCTGTTCCCGATGAACGCCGAGTGGCGCGCGAAGTACGACGCCCGCGATCAGGCTAGCGAGGCGAAGTGA
- a CDS encoding fumarylacetoacetate hydrolase family protein encodes MTLPAETLAALAAELAEAERTRGVMPRITARYPDATIEDSYAIQGVWRDSQVAAGRRLVGRKIGLTSRAMQQATGITEPDYGVMFDDTVYRSGDEIPFDDFSNVRIEVELAFVLKSPLEGPDCTLDDALAAIDYAVPALEVLNSHIELEGRTIVDTISDNAAYGAMVLGDVHLRPDEIDLRWVPGVLSKNGQIEETGVAAGVLGHPATGVAWLANKFHQHGARLEAGEIILAGSFTRPMWVERGDEVLCDYREMGTIACRFV; translated from the coding sequence GTGACGCTTCCCGCCGAGACGCTCGCAGCCCTCGCCGCCGAGCTCGCCGAGGCCGAGCGCACGCGCGGGGTGATGCCCCGCATCACCGCCCGGTATCCGGATGCCACCATCGAGGACTCCTACGCCATTCAGGGCGTCTGGCGCGACTCGCAGGTCGCCGCCGGGCGCCGCCTGGTGGGACGCAAGATCGGGCTGACGTCGCGCGCCATGCAGCAGGCCACCGGGATCACAGAGCCCGACTACGGCGTGATGTTCGACGACACCGTGTACCGCTCGGGCGATGAGATCCCGTTCGACGACTTCTCGAACGTGCGCATCGAGGTCGAGCTGGCGTTCGTGCTGAAGTCGCCCCTCGAGGGCCCTGATTGCACGCTCGACGACGCCCTGGCGGCCATCGACTACGCCGTGCCCGCGCTGGAGGTGCTGAACTCGCACATCGAGCTCGAGGGCCGCACGATCGTCGACACGATCAGCGACAACGCCGCCTACGGCGCGATGGTGCTGGGCGACGTGCACCTGCGTCCCGATGAGATCGACCTGCGCTGGGTGCCCGGTGTGCTGTCGAAGAACGGCCAGATCGAAGAGACCGGCGTCGCAGCCGGGGTCCTCGGGCATCCGGCGACCGGCGTAGCCTGGCTGGCGAACAAGTTCCACCAGCACGGTGCGCGACTGGAGGCCGGCGAGATCATCCTGGCAGGATCGTTCACACGGCCGATGTGGGTCGAGCGCGGCGACGAGGTGCTGTGCGACTATCGCGAGATGGGAACCATCGCATGCCGCTTCGTCTAG
- a CDS encoding HpcH/HpaI aldolase family protein — protein MPLRLEPTFRDALAAADRPLIGMWLSTGTTLNAEICAGSGIDWLLIDMEHGPNTIVTVQQQLQVIAAYRVPTIVRVPVNDTVTIKQVLDTGAQNLLVPMVASAAEAQAAVAAVRYPPLGVRGVGSGLARSGRWGRVAGYVPNASETISLFVQIESADAVAAAAEIAAVDGVDGVLVGPADLAASMGFPGQQSHPDVLAAVHHVFEVVAAAGKKVGVNAFDPSDADAFLDAGAHFLSASADVTILARGAEALAARFARASAAAETDTY, from the coding sequence ATGCCGCTTCGTCTAGAACCCACCTTCCGTGACGCGCTCGCGGCCGCCGACCGCCCGCTGATCGGCATGTGGCTGAGCACGGGCACCACCCTGAACGCCGAGATCTGCGCCGGCTCGGGTATCGACTGGCTGCTCATCGACATGGAGCACGGCCCGAACACGATCGTCACAGTGCAGCAGCAGCTTCAGGTGATCGCCGCGTATCGGGTGCCCACGATCGTCCGGGTGCCGGTGAACGACACCGTGACCATCAAGCAGGTGCTCGACACCGGCGCGCAGAACCTGCTCGTGCCGATGGTGGCCTCAGCCGCAGAGGCGCAGGCGGCCGTCGCAGCAGTGCGGTACCCGCCGCTAGGCGTACGCGGCGTCGGATCGGGCCTCGCCCGCAGCGGACGCTGGGGCCGGGTGGCCGGATACGTTCCGAACGCGTCCGAGACGATCTCCCTGTTCGTGCAGATCGAATCGGCTGATGCCGTGGCCGCGGCGGCTGAGATCGCCGCTGTCGACGGGGTGGACGGCGTGCTCGTCGGGCCGGCCGACCTCGCGGCATCGATGGGCTTCCCCGGGCAGCAGTCGCATCCCGACGTGCTCGCCGCCGTGCACCACGTGTTCGAGGTGGTCGCAGCAGCCGGGAAGAAGGTCGGCGTGAACGCCTTCGATCCGTCGGACGCCGACGCGTTCCTCGACGCGGGCGCGCACTTCCTCTCGGCGAGCGCCGACGTGACGATCCTCGCCAGGGGCGCCGAGGCGCTCGCAGCGCGGTTCGCCAGGGCATCCGCCGCGGCCGAGACGGACACGTACTGA
- a CDS encoding MFS transporter, whose product MGAQPEGGLTPTGTIASGADRRRVIFATVVGTTIEWYDFFTYAAMSGLAFGVLFFEPAGPEFGRILAFLTVGLSFLFRPLGAFLAGHFGDRIGRRKVLVITLFGMGVATALIGLLPTYQAIGVVAPVLLVLLRVLQGISAGGEWGGAVLMAVEHAPRSRRGAYGASPQVGVPLGLLLSSAVIAIMSMVAPGDAFLEWGWRVPFLLSVALILVGWWIRRSVEESPVFTEIAERAAQTKTPIVALFRNYGLVVVIAALVFAGNNAVGYMTTGGWIQGYATNGLGLTRPEVLWAVAFGAIVWLVSTWFAGGLSDRIGRRSTYLLGWALQLVGVFTLFPLVNTGELVPFALGLMILSIGLGFTYGPQAAFYAEIFPASVRFSGVSISYALGAILGGAFAPTVAEWLVQTTGGTDSVTIYLAVMTVIGLLATLAFRDRSGLPLGIDHETEQARTPLQGVGVTD is encoded by the coding sequence ATGGGCGCACAGCCAGAGGGTGGACTCACCCCGACCGGAACCATCGCGAGCGGGGCCGACCGACGCCGCGTCATCTTCGCGACAGTGGTCGGCACGACCATCGAGTGGTACGACTTCTTCACCTACGCAGCCATGTCCGGCCTCGCGTTCGGTGTGCTGTTCTTCGAGCCGGCCGGCCCGGAGTTCGGACGCATCCTGGCGTTCCTCACGGTGGGCCTCAGCTTCCTCTTCCGGCCCCTCGGCGCCTTCCTCGCCGGTCACTTCGGCGACCGGATCGGTCGCCGGAAGGTGCTCGTCATCACGCTGTTCGGCATGGGCGTCGCGACCGCCCTCATCGGACTGCTGCCCACGTACCAGGCGATCGGCGTCGTCGCGCCTGTGCTGCTCGTGCTGCTGCGCGTGCTGCAGGGCATCTCGGCCGGCGGCGAATGGGGCGGGGCTGTGCTGATGGCCGTCGAGCACGCGCCGCGTTCGCGCCGAGGAGCCTACGGCGCATCGCCGCAGGTGGGAGTTCCGCTCGGCCTGCTGCTCTCGAGCGCCGTGATCGCCATCATGTCGATGGTGGCTCCCGGCGATGCGTTCCTCGAGTGGGGCTGGCGCGTGCCGTTCCTGCTCTCGGTCGCGCTGATCCTGGTCGGCTGGTGGATCCGACGCAGCGTCGAGGAGAGCCCCGTCTTCACCGAGATCGCTGAGCGCGCCGCGCAGACCAAGACCCCGATCGTCGCACTGTTCCGCAACTACGGCCTGGTCGTCGTGATCGCCGCGCTCGTATTCGCGGGCAACAACGCCGTTGGTTACATGACCACGGGGGGCTGGATCCAGGGCTACGCGACCAACGGCCTCGGCCTCACCCGCCCCGAGGTGCTCTGGGCGGTCGCCTTCGGCGCGATCGTCTGGCTGGTCTCGACGTGGTTCGCGGGCGGGCTCTCCGACCGGATCGGCCGCCGCAGCACGTACCTCCTCGGCTGGGCGCTGCAGCTCGTGGGCGTCTTCACGCTCTTCCCGCTCGTCAACACCGGAGAGCTGGTGCCCTTCGCGCTCGGTCTCATGATCCTGTCGATCGGACTCGGCTTCACCTACGGTCCGCAGGCGGCGTTCTACGCCGAGATCTTCCCGGCCTCGGTGCGCTTCTCCGGCGTCTCGATCTCGTACGCCCTCGGCGCGATCCTCGGTGGCGCCTTCGCGCCGACCGTCGCCGAGTGGCTCGTGCAGACGACCGGGGGCACCGACTCCGTGACCATCTACCTCGCGGTCATGACCGTGATCGGCCTGCTCGCCACGCTCGCCTTCCGCGATCGCTCCGGCCTTCCGCTCGGCATCGATCACGAGACCGAGCAGGCGCGCACCCCGCTGCAGGGTGTCGGGGTGACCGACTGA
- the hpaD gene encoding 3,4-dihydroxyphenylacetate 2,3-dioxygenase, translating into MTNHAGKTLTSSGFYVSQEAPIHTDDPIATPVATPPDILRCAYMELVVTDLAASRQFYVDVLGLYVTEEDDETIYLRSTEEFIHHNLVLRKGELAAVAAFSYRVRTPEDLDRAMEFYTELGCDVRRNAEGFVKGIGDSVRVVDPLGFPYEFFHQSEHVERMSWRYDLHIPGELVRLDHFNQVTPDVPRAVRFMQDLGFRVTEDIQDAEGTVYAAWMRRKPTVHDTAMTGGDGPRMHHVCFATHEKHNILAICDKLGALRRSDAIERGPGRHGVSNAFYLYLRDPDGHRVEIYTQDYYTGDPDNPVVTWDVHDNQRRDWWGNPVVPSWYTDASLVLDLDGNPQPVRARTDSSEMAVTIGADGFSYTRPDEGEESMPEWKQGEYKLGHQL; encoded by the coding sequence ATGACCAACCACGCTGGCAAGACCCTCACCTCCTCCGGCTTCTACGTGAGCCAGGAGGCGCCGATCCACACCGACGACCCGATCGCCACTCCCGTCGCGACGCCGCCCGACATCCTGCGCTGCGCGTACATGGAGCTCGTGGTCACCGACCTCGCCGCCTCGCGGCAGTTCTACGTCGACGTGCTCGGCCTGTATGTCACCGAAGAGGACGACGAGACGATCTACCTGCGTTCGACCGAGGAGTTCATCCACCACAACCTCGTGCTGCGCAAGGGCGAGCTCGCAGCTGTCGCCGCGTTCTCGTACCGTGTGCGCACCCCTGAGGACCTCGACCGCGCGATGGAGTTCTACACCGAGCTCGGCTGCGATGTCCGCCGCAATGCGGAGGGCTTCGTGAAGGGCATCGGCGATTCGGTGCGTGTGGTCGACCCGCTCGGGTTCCCGTACGAGTTCTTCCACCAGAGCGAGCATGTCGAGCGGATGTCATGGCGCTACGACCTGCACATCCCCGGCGAGCTGGTGCGCCTCGACCACTTCAACCAGGTCACCCCCGACGTGCCGCGCGCCGTGCGCTTCATGCAGGACCTGGGCTTCCGCGTCACCGAGGACATCCAGGACGCCGAGGGCACCGTGTACGCCGCGTGGATGCGCCGCAAGCCCACCGTGCACGACACCGCCATGACCGGCGGCGACGGCCCGCGCATGCATCACGTGTGCTTCGCGACCCACGAGAAGCACAACATCCTCGCGATCTGCGACAAGCTCGGAGCCCTGCGCCGCTCCGACGCGATCGAGCGCGGCCCCGGCCGCCACGGCGTCTCGAACGCGTTCTACCTGTACCTGCGCGACCCCGACGGCCACCGCGTCGAGATCTACACGCAGGACTACTACACCGGCGACCCCGACAACCCCGTCGTCACGTGGGACGTGCACGACAACCAGCGTCGCGACTGGTGGGGCAACCCCGTCGTTCCCAGCTGGTACACCGACGCGTCGCTCGTGCTCGACCTCGACGGCAACCCGCAGCCGGTGCGCGCCCGCACCGACTCGAGCGAGATGGCTGTGACCATCGGCGCCGACGGCTTCTCGTACACCCGCCCCGACGAGGGCGAGGAGTCGATGCCCGAGTGGAAGCAGGGCGAGTACAAGCTCGGACACCAGCTGTGA
- a CDS encoding MFS transporter codes for MSRGLAAMTDRNFRWFFLARAITMVTGSMSSIALAFAVLEIDNDPFSLSLVLTAFTLANIVFVLFGGVVADRLPRALVIQVCYVLDILSIGTIAVLLFTETATVPAVAALAALNGASTAFVMPAMQGIIPQLTSPENLQQANAMLSFVRSAVTIGGPVIAGILVTTVGPAWAMLVQMAGWLVAIPILAMVKLPPPAGDGGFSLFSDLRTGWTEFWSRSWLVAVVLAFMIMNAIHVGAWGVVGPYIAKNDERLGIAGWGWVVSAEGVGVLLMTLVLMWLPLKRPLRFGMLGMSLFAIPLTMLGVHPAVVLVAIAAFLAGAGAEVFSTGWNVAMMENIPLDKLSRVSSYDMLGSFVVMPIGTLVYGWLITHAEPSTVLITSGILYAVIAVGTTFVPSVWRMGRVEAATVRS; via the coding sequence GTGAGCCGCGGGCTCGCAGCGATGACCGATCGCAACTTCCGCTGGTTCTTCCTCGCTCGGGCCATCACGATGGTCACCGGGTCGATGTCGTCGATCGCGCTGGCGTTCGCCGTGCTCGAGATCGACAACGACCCGTTCAGCCTGTCCCTGGTGCTCACGGCGTTCACCCTCGCGAACATCGTCTTCGTGCTGTTCGGCGGAGTGGTCGCCGATCGCCTCCCCCGCGCACTGGTGATCCAGGTCTGCTACGTGCTCGACATCCTCTCGATCGGCACGATCGCGGTGCTGCTGTTCACCGAGACCGCCACGGTGCCCGCGGTCGCCGCGCTCGCGGCGCTCAACGGGGCGTCGACCGCATTCGTCATGCCGGCGATGCAGGGCATCATCCCGCAGCTGACGAGCCCCGAGAACCTGCAGCAGGCGAACGCCATGCTCTCGTTCGTGCGGTCCGCCGTGACGATCGGCGGTCCCGTCATCGCGGGAATCCTGGTGACGACGGTGGGGCCCGCCTGGGCGATGCTCGTGCAGATGGCCGGATGGCTGGTCGCCATCCCCATCCTGGCCATGGTGAAGCTGCCGCCGCCCGCCGGCGACGGCGGATTCTCGCTCTTCTCCGACCTGCGCACCGGGTGGACCGAGTTCTGGAGCCGCTCCTGGCTGGTGGCCGTCGTGCTGGCGTTCATGATCATGAACGCCATCCACGTCGGAGCGTGGGGCGTCGTCGGTCCGTACATCGCGAAGAACGACGAGCGTCTCGGCATCGCCGGCTGGGGGTGGGTGGTCAGCGCCGAGGGCGTCGGCGTGCTGCTGATGACGCTGGTGCTGATGTGGCTGCCGCTGAAGCGCCCGCTCCGGTTCGGGATGCTTGGTATGAGCCTCTTCGCGATCCCGCTGACCATGCTCGGCGTGCATCCCGCGGTCGTGCTGGTCGCGATCGCGGCGTTCCTCGCCGGTGCCGGCGCCGAGGTGTTCAGCACCGGATGGAACGTCGCGATGATGGAGAACATCCCGCTCGACAAGCTCAGCCGGGTCTCGAGCTACGACATGCTCGGCAGCTTCGTCGTCATGCCGATCGGAACGCTGGTGTACGGGTGGCTGATCACGCACGCCGAGCCCTCGACGGTGTTGATCACCTCGGGCATCCTGTACGCCGTCATCGCCGTCGGAACCACCTTCGTGCCCTCTGTCTGGAGGATGGGACGAGTCGAGGCGGCGACCGTCAGGAGCTGA
- the hpaE gene encoding 5-carboxymethyl-2-hydroxymuconate semialdehyde dehydrogenase: MNDVYTPADLPSKIQHYIDGEFVDSIDGDTFEVLNPVTNETYVHAAAGKKADIDRAVAAARRAFTEGPWPRMLPRERSRVLHRIADIVESRDARLAELESFDSGLPITQALGQARRAAENFRFFADLIVAQADDAFKVPGKQMNYVNRKPIGVAGLITPWNTPFMLESWKLGPALATGNTVVLKPAEFTPLSASLWAGIFEEAGLPKGVFNLVNGLGEDAGDALVKHPDVPLISFTGESRTGQIIFGNAAPFLKGLSMELGGKSPAVVFDDADLDTAVDACVFGVFSLNGERCTAGSRILVQRGVYDEFVERFAAIAKRVKVGHPHDPKTEVGALVHPEHYEKVMSYVEIGKTEGRLIAGGGRPDGFPTGNYVAPTAFADVAPDARIFQEEIFGPVVAITPFDTDEEALELANNTRYGLAAYIWTNDLKRAHNFAGAVEAGMVWLNSNNVRDLRTPFGGVKASGLGHEGGYRSIDFYTDQQSVHITLGEPHNPAFGKQDLDDPDPR, translated from the coding sequence ATGAACGACGTCTACACCCCCGCCGACCTGCCCTCGAAGATCCAGCACTACATCGACGGCGAGTTCGTCGACTCGATCGACGGCGACACGTTCGAGGTGCTCAACCCGGTCACCAACGAGACCTACGTGCACGCCGCGGCGGGCAAGAAGGCCGACATCGACCGCGCGGTCGCCGCAGCCCGCCGCGCCTTCACCGAGGGCCCCTGGCCGCGGATGCTGCCGCGCGAGCGCTCGCGCGTGCTGCACCGCATCGCCGACATCGTCGAGTCGCGCGATGCGCGCCTCGCCGAGCTCGAGTCGTTCGACTCGGGTCTGCCGATCACGCAGGCGCTCGGCCAGGCCCGCCGCGCCGCCGAGAACTTCCGCTTCTTCGCCGACCTGATCGTCGCGCAGGCGGACGACGCCTTCAAGGTGCCCGGCAAGCAGATGAACTACGTCAACCGCAAGCCGATCGGCGTGGCCGGCCTCATCACGCCGTGGAACACCCCGTTCATGCTCGAGTCGTGGAAGCTCGGTCCTGCGCTCGCGACGGGCAACACCGTGGTGCTCAAGCCCGCCGAGTTCACCCCGCTCTCGGCATCGCTCTGGGCGGGCATCTTCGAAGAGGCCGGCCTTCCGAAGGGCGTCTTCAACCTCGTCAACGGCCTCGGCGAAGACGCCGGTGACGCGCTGGTCAAGCATCCGGACGTGCCGCTCATCTCGTTCACGGGCGAGAGCCGCACCGGCCAGATCATCTTCGGCAACGCGGCCCCCTTCCTGAAGGGCCTGTCGATGGAGCTGGGTGGCAAGAGCCCAGCCGTCGTGTTCGACGATGCCGACCTCGACACCGCCGTCGACGCCTGTGTCTTCGGCGTGTTCTCGCTCAACGGCGAGCGCTGCACGGCCGGCAGCCGCATCCTGGTGCAGCGCGGCGTCTACGACGAGTTCGTCGAGCGGTTCGCCGCGATCGCGAAGCGCGTCAAGGTAGGCCACCCGCACGACCCGAAGACCGAGGTCGGCGCTCTGGTGCACCCCGAGCACTACGAGAAGGTCATGAGCTACGTCGAGATCGGCAAGACCGAGGGCCGCCTGATCGCCGGCGGCGGGCGCCCCGACGGCTTCCCCACCGGCAACTACGTCGCGCCGACCGCGTTCGCGGATGTGGCGCCGGATGCCCGGATCTTCCAGGAGGAGATCTTCGGACCCGTCGTGGCCATCACCCCCTTCGACACCGACGAGGAGGCGCTGGAGCTCGCGAACAACACGCGCTACGGCCTCGCGGCGTACATCTGGACCAACGACCTCAAGCGCGCGCACAACTTCGCCGGCGCCGTCGAAGCCGGCATGGTGTGGCTGAACTCGAACAACGTGCGCGACCTGCGCACCCCGTTCGGCGGCGTCAAGGCATCCGGGCTCGGACACGAAGGCGGCTACCGCTCGATCGACTTCTACACCGATCAGCAGAGCGTGCACATCACCCTGGGCGAGCCCCACAACCCCGCCTTCGGCAAGCAGGACCTCGACGACCCGGACCCCCGCTGA
- a CDS encoding FCD domain-containing protein has translation MSTLVREGSKSEQAYTWLRARIASHAYGPGYRLVLGAIARELDMSVVPVREAIRRLEAEGLVTFERNVGAHVALIDENEYAHTMQTLGLVEGSATALSAPLLDDDALDRAAAINEQMRELLEHFDAHRFTQLNQQFHSVLFEPCPNPHILDLVHRGWGRLSGIRDSTFAFVPGRARHSVEEHDQILSLIRDGATPLEIELSARHHRWRTLDAFLAARHSHSSEEGR, from the coding sequence GTGAGCACCCTCGTCCGCGAGGGCAGCAAGTCCGAGCAGGCCTACACATGGCTGCGCGCGCGCATCGCGTCTCACGCGTACGGCCCCGGCTACCGCCTCGTGCTCGGCGCGATAGCACGCGAGCTCGACATGAGCGTGGTCCCGGTGCGCGAGGCGATCCGCCGGCTCGAGGCCGAGGGGCTCGTGACCTTCGAGCGCAACGTCGGCGCCCACGTGGCGCTGATCGACGAGAACGAGTACGCGCACACGATGCAGACTCTCGGCCTGGTCGAGGGCTCCGCCACCGCGCTCTCGGCTCCCCTGCTCGACGACGATGCGCTCGATCGGGCCGCGGCGATCAACGAGCAGATGCGCGAGCTGCTCGAGCACTTCGACGCGCACCGGTTCACCCAGCTGAACCAGCAGTTCCACTCGGTGCTGTTCGAACCGTGCCCCAATCCGCACATCCTCGACCTGGTGCATCGCGGGTGGGGTCGGCTCTCGGGCATCCGGGATTCGACCTTCGCCTTCGTGCCGGGCCGGGCCCGGCACTCGGTCGAGGAGCACGACCAGATCCTCAGCCTGATCCGCGACGGCGCCACGCCGCTCGAGATCGAGCTGTCTGCACGACACCACCGCTGGCGCACCCTGGACGCGTTCCTGGCTGCCCGGCACTCCCACTCCAGCGAAGAAGGACGATGA
- a CDS encoding IclR family transcriptional regulator — translation MPAPASQTLSRGIRILEILADGPLTIDEVAARLEVHRSIAYRLLRTLEDHRLVIRDATGRTALGPRMAALAAGVAHDLQAEALPELTAVANELGHTAFLAVLDGDEVITLTSVEPRHAVANVAQRPGTRHPITVGAPGKAILAQLPDGEWPSIDEGLRTEVLSARERGYALSHDEVIPNLRSIAVPLSLRGKRPAALAVVHVASRVPDAEIADRLQRSASIIRASLDG, via the coding sequence ATGCCAGCCCCTGCATCGCAGACGCTGAGTCGCGGCATCCGGATCCTCGAGATCCTGGCGGACGGCCCGCTGACGATCGACGAGGTCGCTGCGCGTCTCGAGGTGCACCGCTCTATCGCGTACCGGCTGCTGCGGACGCTCGAAGACCACCGCCTCGTGATCCGCGACGCGACCGGGCGCACGGCGCTCGGCCCGCGCATGGCCGCCCTCGCCGCCGGCGTCGCGCACGACCTGCAGGCCGAGGCACTACCCGAGCTCACCGCGGTGGCGAACGAGCTCGGCCACACCGCCTTCCTCGCCGTCCTCGACGGCGACGAGGTCATCACGCTGACCAGTGTCGAGCCGCGCCACGCGGTCGCGAATGTTGCACAGCGGCCGGGCACCAGGCATCCGATCACCGTCGGCGCACCGGGCAAGGCCATCCTCGCGCAGCTGCCCGACGGCGAGTGGCCGTCCATCGACGAGGGGCTGCGCACCGAGGTCCTCTCAGCCCGGGAGCGCGGCTACGCGCTCAGCCACGACGAGGTGATCCCGAACCTCAGGTCGATCGCCGTACCACTGTCGCTGCGAGGCAAGCGCCCGGCGGCACTCGCCGTCGTGCACGTGGCCTCGCGGGTTCCGGATGCCGAGATCGCCGACCGCCTGCAGCGCTCGGCGAGCATCATCCGGGCATCCCTCGACGGCTGA